The Lactobacillus sp. ESL0680 genome has a segment encoding these proteins:
- the rpoE gene encoding DNA-directed RNA polymerase subunit delta — MGLNDFKDKNRNELSMIEVARAILEDNNKRMAFADIVNAVQKFLGESDEEIRERLPQFYTDMNTNGEFISMGENVWALRSWFPYESVDEEVNHPEDEDEEDTRSHHKKVNAFLASATGSDDIIDYDNDDPEDEDLDATAADDTDDFGDDDEDFGTTTDDEEEELPDGIEGQLSELDDDEDEDEEEE; from the coding sequence GTGGGATTAAACGACTTTAAAGACAAAAATCGTAACGAACTATCAATGATTGAAGTTGCTCGCGCAATTTTAGAAGATAATAATAAGAGAATGGCTTTTGCCGATATAGTAAATGCCGTACAAAAATTCTTAGGTGAAAGTGACGAAGAAATTCGCGAACGCCTGCCGCAATTTTATACGGATATGAACACTAATGGTGAATTCATCTCAATGGGTGAGAATGTTTGGGCATTAAGATCATGGTTCCCATACGAATCTGTTGATGAAGAGGTTAACCACCCAGAAGATGAGGACGAGGAAGATACTCGTTCACACCATAAAAAGGTTAACGCCTTCCTGGCTAGCGCAACTGGTAGCGATGATATTATTGACTACGATAACGATGATCCAGAAGACGAAGACTTAGATGCCACTGCCGCTGATGATACTGACGACTTTGGTGATGACGACGAAGACTTCGGCACCACAACTGATGACGAGGAAGAAGAATTGCCAGATGGCATTGAAGGTCAATTGTCAGAACTTGACGATGATGAAGATGAAGACGAGGAAGAAGAATAA
- a CDS encoding ribose-phosphate diphosphokinase, with protein MSYKDNMMLFALNSNVPLAEKIAERVGVPLSKSSVQRFSDGEIQINIDESVRGKDVYLIQSTSAPVNNNLMELLIMIDAVRRASAQTINIVMPYYGYARQDRKTRPREPITAKLVADMLQVAGATRVLSLDLHAPQIQGFFDIPVDNLMGAPLLADYFLSNHLEKDAVVVSPDHGGVTRARKLAEFLGTPIAIVDKRRPRANVAEVMNIIGDVKGKRAIIIDDMIDTAGTITLAAQALIDAGATEVYASATHAVLSGPAIKRLNDSPIKNLVLTDSINQPVEKKLDKTLLVSVGPLMGDAIKCIQRHEPLSPLFNTRYQENK; from the coding sequence ATGTCTTATAAAGACAATATGATGTTGTTTGCCCTTAATTCGAATGTTCCACTTGCTGAAAAAATTGCTGAGCGTGTTGGTGTACCACTCAGCAAGTCAAGTGTTCAACGTTTTAGCGATGGTGAAATTCAAATTAATATTGATGAATCTGTTCGTGGCAAAGATGTTTATTTGATTCAATCAACGAGTGCGCCAGTCAATAATAACTTGATGGAACTGTTGATTATGATTGATGCCGTTCGCCGGGCTAGTGCACAGACGATCAATATCGTTATGCCTTACTATGGTTATGCGCGTCAAGACCGTAAAACTCGGCCGCGGGAGCCAATTACAGCCAAGTTAGTTGCTGATATGCTGCAAGTAGCAGGGGCAACAAGAGTATTGTCGCTTGACCTGCACGCACCACAAATTCAAGGGTTCTTTGATATTCCGGTTGATAATTTGATGGGTGCGCCACTTTTAGCTGATTACTTCTTAAGCAATCACTTGGAGAAGGATGCAGTTGTTGTTTCTCCTGACCACGGTGGTGTTACACGAGCACGGAAGTTAGCTGAATTTTTGGGTACACCGATTGCGATTGTGGATAAGCGGCGTCCACGTGCCAATGTTGCTGAAGTAATGAACATTATCGGCGACGTTAAGGGCAAGCGTGCGATTATAATTGACGATATGATTGATACTGCGGGAACTATTACCTTAGCAGCGCAAGCATTGATTGATGCTGGTGCAACAGAAGTTTACGCTAGTGCTACTCACGCTGTTTTGTCAGGACCAGCTATCAAGCGGTTGAATGACTCACCAATTAAGAACTTGGTTTTGACTGATTCAATTAATCAACCAGTTGAAAAGAAACTGGATAAGACATTATTAGTTTCAGTTGGACCATTGATGGGAGATGCTATTAAGTGCATTCAACGTCATGAACCACTCAGTCCCTTGTTTAATACAAGATATCAAGAAAATAAATAA
- a CDS encoding HD domain-containing protein, translated as MAEFSSKKLAKEVVLRDPVHGYIHIEDQVILDLLKTKEFQRMRRIKQLGPIAFVFPGATHTRFEHNLGVYELTRRICDIFAKKYPTQRPGDGLWDDNNRLLVECAGMLHDIGHGPYSHTFEHLFGTNHEKIGQKIITDPNTEINHALKQVAPNFPELVASVIAKTYPNPQVVKMISSQADADRMDYLERDAYFTGVTYGEFDLSRILQEIRPYQDGICFTAGGMHAVEDYIASRYQMYQQVYFHRVGRSMEVLLQHLLERAKTIYQQGHLQVTPSLAHFLAGSWTLDDYLKLDDGVMETNFSMWTKSGDPILADLANRYLYRKPLASVRINHETKNLLPKLKDLIKQAGFDPTYYTATNSAFDEPYDAYKPSGKNANSQIEIMQDDGQLIELSQLSPLVRALNGTIQGDERFFFPKTMLSVSNEPQIFDPLYEQFQRYIKNGELRYLRRPKRTTE; from the coding sequence ATGGCAGAATTTAGTAGTAAAAAATTAGCCAAAGAAGTGGTACTGCGTGACCCCGTCCACGGTTATATCCACATTGAAGACCAGGTTATTCTTGACCTGTTAAAAACCAAAGAATTTCAGCGCATGCGGCGAATTAAGCAGCTGGGACCAATAGCCTTTGTCTTCCCGGGAGCAACTCATACTCGTTTTGAACACAATTTAGGCGTTTATGAATTAACCAGACGAATTTGTGACATTTTCGCTAAAAAGTACCCTACTCAGCGCCCAGGAGATGGGCTCTGGGACGATAATAATCGCCTGTTGGTAGAGTGTGCCGGCATGCTGCACGACATCGGTCACGGACCTTATTCGCATACTTTTGAGCACTTATTTGGCACTAACCACGAAAAGATCGGCCAAAAGATTATTACCGATCCTAATACCGAAATTAACCACGCCCTAAAGCAGGTTGCACCTAACTTTCCCGAACTAGTTGCTAGTGTCATTGCCAAGACTTACCCAAACCCACAAGTGGTTAAAATGATCTCCAGCCAAGCAGATGCCGACCGCATGGATTACCTTGAGCGTGATGCCTACTTTACTGGTGTAACATACGGTGAATTTGACTTATCGCGGATTTTGCAAGAAATCAGACCTTACCAAGACGGAATTTGCTTTACCGCGGGTGGGATGCATGCCGTTGAAGATTATATCGCCTCGCGTTATCAGATGTACCAGCAGGTTTACTTCCACCGGGTCGGTCGCTCAATGGAAGTCTTACTGCAACATCTGCTTGAGCGTGCTAAGACAATTTATCAACAGGGTCATTTGCAAGTAACGCCTAGCTTAGCCCACTTTTTGGCTGGCAGTTGGACGCTTGACGATTATTTAAAATTAGATGACGGCGTAATGGAAACCAACTTCTCCATGTGGACTAAGTCTGGCGACCCCATCCTAGCTGATCTTGCTAACCGCTACCTTTACCGCAAGCCGCTGGCAAGTGTCCGCATTAACCACGAAACCAAAAACCTGCTGCCAAAATTAAAGGACTTAATCAAGCAGGCAGGATTTGACCCCACTTATTACACAGCAACCAATTCCGCATTTGACGAACCCTATGATGCTTATAAGCCATCTGGTAAAAATGCCAACAGCCAAATTGAAATTATGCAGGATGACGGGCAACTTATTGAATTATCGCAATTAAGTCCGCTGGTTCGGGCATTAAATGGCACTATCCAAGGTGATGAAAGGTTCTTCTTCCCGAAAACAATGCTGTCAGTCAGTAATGAACCCCAAATCTTTGATCCCTTATACGAACAATTTCAACGTTATATTAAGAACGGTGAATTGCGCTATTTAAGACGACCAAAAAGAACTACTGAATAA
- a CDS encoding YbaK/EbsC family protein, giving the protein MSYENVVNYFKKYHLENRIHVFEESTATVAEAAAVLNVDPNQIAKTMAFTLKTGPIVVVTEGGARIANAKYKATFGQKAKMIKFDELEEAIAHPVGGVCPFALKPGVKVYLDESLKKHDVIYPAAGLPNSAIKLTLTELEEYTQPCEWVDVTK; this is encoded by the coding sequence ATGTCCTATGAGAATGTTGTAAATTATTTTAAAAAGTACCATTTAGAGAACCGCATCCATGTTTTTGAAGAGTCGACGGCAACTGTTGCTGAAGCGGCGGCGGTCTTAAATGTCGACCCTAACCAGATTGCTAAGACGATGGCCTTTACGCTTAAAACGGGACCAATTGTGGTCGTAACTGAGGGTGGTGCCAGAATTGCTAATGCTAAATATAAGGCTACCTTTGGCCAAAAGGCGAAGATGATTAAATTTGATGAATTAGAAGAGGCAATCGCCCACCCAGTTGGTGGTGTTTGCCCGTTTGCACTTAAGCCAGGAGTTAAAGTTTACCTTGATGAAAGTTTGAAAAAGCATGACGTGATATATCCGGCAGCTGGATTACCCAATTCGGCAATTAAGTTGACGTTAACGGAATTAGAAGAATACACGCAGCCATGTGAATGGGTGGATGTGACCAAATAA
- a CDS encoding CTP synthase yields MTKYIFVTGGVVSSLGKGITASSLGRLLKNRGLKVTMQKFDPYINIDPGTMNPYQHGEVFVTDDGTEADLDLGHYERIVDVRTSKYSNVTTGKIYKEVLEKERRGDYHGATVQVIPHITDMIKEKIMRAGITTDSDVVISEIGGTVGDIESTPFMEAIRQMRREVGEDNVMYIHCTLVPYLHAAKEMKTKPTQHSVAELRSIGIQPNMLVLRAEMPIDQEHKDKISNFTDVPVDRIIESINAPSLFDLPLDFQKQGMDQKVCDFLHLDSPKQEADMEEWKKLDERAKNLKYTTKITLVGKYVELEDAYISVTDALQHAGYLYNTKIEVDKVQAEDVTEDNIADFMKDSDGLIVPGGFGSRGYEGMITAIKYARENDIPFLGVCLGMQLTTIEFARNVLGIKDANTGEVTPDGKHNVIDIMADKRDEENIGGTLRLGLYPAALKKGTKTAAAYDNQDVIQERHRHRYEFNNEYRDAFEKAGMTIAGVSPDNHLVEVVEITKNKFFVAAQYHPEFLSRPQRPEGLYQAFIGAASGLPAEKF; encoded by the coding sequence ATGACAAAATATATCTTCGTTACTGGTGGCGTTGTTTCATCCCTTGGTAAAGGAATAACCGCTTCAAGTCTCGGACGTCTGCTTAAGAACCGTGGTTTGAAAGTAACCATGCAAAAATTCGATCCCTACATCAATATTGACCCGGGAACAATGAACCCATATCAACACGGTGAGGTTTTTGTTACCGATGATGGTACAGAAGCCGACCTTGACTTAGGCCACTACGAACGAATTGTAGATGTGCGCACTAGCAAGTATTCCAACGTTACAACTGGTAAGATCTACAAGGAAGTTTTGGAGAAAGAACGTCGTGGTGACTACCATGGTGCAACAGTTCAAGTAATTCCACATATTACTGACATGATTAAGGAAAAGATTATGCGTGCCGGAATTACAACTGATTCTGACGTTGTTATTTCCGAAATCGGTGGTACAGTTGGCGATATTGAGTCAACACCATTCATGGAAGCAATTCGTCAAATGCGTCGTGAGGTTGGCGAAGACAATGTCATGTACATTCACTGTACATTAGTACCATACTTACATGCTGCTAAGGAAATGAAGACTAAGCCAACTCAACATTCAGTAGCTGAATTGCGCAGTATTGGGATTCAACCTAACATGTTGGTTTTACGTGCTGAAATGCCAATTGACCAAGAACACAAGGACAAAATTTCCAACTTTACTGATGTTCCAGTTGACCGGATTATCGAATCAATTAATGCACCTTCATTATTTGATTTGCCGCTTGATTTCCAAAAGCAAGGCATGGACCAAAAGGTTTGTGACTTCTTACATTTAGACAGCCCAAAGCAAGAAGCTGATATGGAAGAATGGAAGAAGCTCGACGAACGTGCTAAGAATTTGAAGTACACAACTAAGATTACATTGGTTGGTAAGTACGTTGAACTTGAAGATGCTTATATTTCAGTTACTGATGCTTTGCAACATGCTGGTTACCTGTACAACACTAAGATTGAAGTTGACAAGGTTCAAGCTGAAGATGTAACTGAAGATAACATTGCTGACTTCATGAAAGATTCAGATGGTTTAATTGTTCCTGGTGGCTTCGGCAGCCGTGGTTATGAAGGAATGATTACGGCAATTAAGTATGCTCGTGAAAATGACATCCCATTCCTTGGTGTTTGTCTAGGAATGCAATTAACCACAATTGAGTTTGCCCGCAATGTTTTAGGAATTAAGGACGCTAATACTGGTGAAGTAACTCCTGACGGCAAGCATAACGTGATTGACATTATGGCTGACAAGCGCGATGAAGAAAACATTGGTGGAACATTGCGTTTAGGTCTGTATCCAGCTGCCTTGAAGAAGGGTACTAAGACCGCTGCTGCTTACGACAATCAAGATGTCATCCAAGAACGTCACCGGCATCGTTACGAATTTAACAACGAATATCGTGATGCCTTTGAAAAGGCCGGTATGACGATTGCTGGTGTTTCACCTGATAATCATTTGGTTGAAGTTGTTGAAATTACTAAGAACAAGTTCTTTGTTGCTGCTCAATACCACCCAGAATTTTTGAGTAGACCACAAAGACCAGAAGGACTTTACCAAGCATTCATTGGTGCTGCCAGTGGTTTGCCAGCAGAAAAATTTTAA
- a CDS encoding DUF1934 domain-containing protein: MAKVAVTFTSTIRQEQETESFTKKAVGELRQDGAITRVSYLEDDKIPVKILIKTGDVIIRRQPDEQNYSQLHFRLGEQQACRYVAAGYQMDLTSTTNQIKFFSKNDGSQELRIEYDLFSGLYLVGNYTVTLIFT, translated from the coding sequence ATGGCTAAAGTAGCGGTGACATTTACAAGTACAATTAGGCAGGAGCAGGAGACAGAATCATTTACTAAAAAAGCAGTGGGTGAACTGAGGCAAGATGGTGCAATTACCCGAGTCTCTTATCTTGAAGATGACAAGATTCCGGTTAAAATCTTGATTAAGACTGGGGACGTAATTATCCGCCGGCAACCTGACGAGCAGAATTATTCGCAGCTGCATTTTCGCTTGGGCGAGCAGCAAGCCTGTCGGTATGTTGCCGCGGGTTACCAGATGGACTTAACCAGTACCACCAACCAAATTAAATTTTTCTCTAAAAATGATGGTTCCCAAGAACTTCGAATTGAATATGACCTCTTTAGTGGTCTATACTTAGTAGGTAATTATACTGTCACGTTGATTTTTACTTAA
- the murQ gene encoding N-acetylmuramic acid 6-phosphate etherase, whose protein sequence is MEIKNLVTETRNPATTHIDTMSTIEMVKTINSEDQKVAEAVGTQVEPIAKAIDEAAKRYGRGGRLVYVGAGTSGRLGVLDAAELVPTYGIKPERAVGLIAGGQEAMYHAVEGAEDSSELGEQDLRKLNLTAADTVIGLAASGRTPYVVGCLDYAKQVGALGVAIACVPDSVIGCHADITIEAVVGPEVITGSTRMKSGTAQKMILNMLSTGVMIRQGKVYQNVMIDVQPTNSKLVDRACRIINITTGASINEALAALKKTDNNVALAIVMIKTGTDKAGAAKLLAAHHGNVGQVLQNK, encoded by the coding sequence ATGGAAATCAAGAATCTGGTAACCGAAACACGTAATCCTGCAACTACGCATATTGATACAATGTCAACTATTGAGATGGTGAAGACAATCAATAGTGAGGACCAAAAGGTTGCTGAAGCAGTTGGTACTCAAGTTGAACCAATTGCTAAGGCAATTGATGAGGCTGCTAAACGTTATGGGCGTGGTGGCCGCTTGGTATACGTTGGTGCGGGGACTAGCGGCCGGCTTGGCGTTTTAGATGCTGCTGAATTGGTGCCAACTTATGGTATTAAGCCCGAAAGAGCTGTTGGCTTAATTGCTGGCGGTCAAGAAGCAATGTATCATGCTGTCGAGGGAGCTGAAGATTCATCTGAACTTGGTGAGCAGGATTTGCGCAAGCTAAATTTGACGGCAGCTGACACGGTTATCGGGTTAGCTGCCAGCGGCAGAACGCCGTATGTGGTTGGGTGCCTAGATTATGCCAAGCAAGTTGGAGCTCTTGGAGTTGCGATTGCTTGTGTTCCTGATTCCGTGATTGGTTGTCATGCTGACATTACCATTGAGGCAGTTGTTGGTCCTGAGGTTATTACCGGGTCAACGCGGATGAAGTCTGGGACAGCACAAAAGATGATTTTGAATATGCTGTCAACTGGTGTAATGATTCGGCAGGGCAAAGTCTACCAAAATGTCATGATTGACGTGCAGCCGACTAATTCTAAGCTGGTTGATCGTGCGTGCCGGATTATTAACATTACTACTGGTGCTTCAATTAACGAAGCTTTGGCAGCTTTAAAGAAGACAGACAATAATGTCGCTCTGGCAATTGTCATGATTAAGACAGGAACTGATAAGGCTGGGGCAGCCAAATTATTAGCTGCGCATCATGGTAATGTTGGGCAAGTTTTGCAAAATAAATAG
- a CDS encoding UDP-N-acetylglucosamine 1-carboxyvinyltransferase yields MKQMIIHGGKPLQGDVWIGGAKNSTVALIPASILSRTPVTLEGVPRIADVDNLMDLLSEMDVESDFNETTLHINPVNIKMSPLPSGKIKSLRASYYFMGALLGRFGKAVVGFPGGDDIGPRPIDQHIKGFEALGACVKNENDQITIKSPEDGLHGATIHLKMPSVGATMNIIMASVTAHGQTVIDNAAKEPEIIDLATFLNNMGAIIRGAGTDTIRIEGVEQLRAQTPHTIIPDRIEAGTYISLAGCMGNGIRIHNIIEEHLDSYLAKVEEMGVVIDADEDSLFVYPAGELRMTQIKTAAYPGFATDLQQPVTPLLLTAKNGEGVIIDRIYPKRIGHIEQLRKMGADIKAEDDIILVYPTKQLHGATVAAGEIRAGACLMIAGLMADGTTVINNAGNILRGYDRVQEKLRLLGADVTIQDVPEK; encoded by the coding sequence ATGAAGCAAATGATAATTCATGGTGGAAAGCCCCTGCAGGGTGATGTCTGGATTGGTGGCGCTAAAAACTCAACTGTCGCACTGATTCCAGCATCGATTTTGTCGCGTACTCCAGTAACTTTGGAAGGTGTTCCAAGGATTGCTGACGTTGACAACTTAATGGATTTATTGAGTGAAATGGATGTTGAGAGTGATTTTAACGAAACAACATTGCACATTAACCCAGTAAACATTAAGATGAGCCCATTACCAAGCGGTAAAATCAAAAGCTTGCGCGCCTCATATTATTTTATGGGCGCGTTGCTTGGCCGTTTTGGTAAGGCTGTTGTGGGCTTTCCCGGTGGGGATGATATTGGGCCGCGTCCCATCGACCAGCATATTAAGGGCTTTGAAGCCTTAGGCGCATGTGTAAAAAATGAAAACGATCAAATAACAATTAAATCTCCCGAAGATGGACTTCATGGTGCGACAATTCACCTGAAGATGCCTTCAGTAGGGGCAACGATGAATATTATTATGGCTAGCGTAACTGCGCATGGTCAAACAGTAATTGATAATGCTGCTAAAGAACCAGAAATTATTGATTTAGCAACTTTTCTCAATAATATGGGGGCCATTATTCGCGGTGCTGGGACTGATACAATTCGGATTGAAGGAGTAGAGCAATTGCGTGCGCAAACGCCGCACACAATTATTCCCGATCGAATTGAGGCTGGTACTTATATATCATTAGCCGGTTGTATGGGTAATGGTATTCGTATTCATAATATTATTGAAGAACACCTTGATTCATACCTGGCTAAGGTTGAAGAAATGGGCGTAGTCATCGATGCAGATGAAGATTCACTGTTTGTTTATCCAGCTGGCGAACTCAGAATGACGCAGATTAAGACGGCAGCTTATCCGGGATTTGCAACAGATTTGCAGCAGCCGGTAACGCCGCTCTTATTAACAGCTAAAAATGGTGAGGGTGTCATTATCGACCGCATTTATCCTAAACGGATTGGTCACATCGAGCAATTGCGCAAGATGGGTGCAGATATTAAAGCCGAGGATGATATTATTTTAGTTTATCCAACTAAGCAGCTGCATGGGGCAACAGTAGCCGCTGGCGAAATTCGCGCCGGCGCTTGCCTGATGATTGCTGGCTTGATGGCTGACGGAACGACCGTTATTAATAATGCGGGCAATATCTTACGTGGTTATGACCGTGTTCAGGAAAAACTTCGCTTGCTTGGTGCTGATGTCACCATTCAAGATGTACCAGAAAAATAA